A single window of Pseudomonas benzenivorans DNA harbors:
- a CDS encoding gamma-carboxygeranoyl-CoA hydratase, which produces MTDFTTIELERDPRGVATLWLNRPDKNNAFNAQMIRELILALDEVQADKGLRFLVLRGRGKHFSAGADLAWMQQSAALDYNANLSDARELAELMYNLHKLPIPTLAVVQGAAFGGAVGLVSCCDMAIGATDALFSLSEVRIGLAPAVISPFVVQAIGERAARRYALTAERFSGERARELGLLAECYPAAELDQACTDWVANLLLNSPQAMKATKDLLREVGSGVLTPALRRYTENAIARIRVSAEGQEGLGAFLDKRQPAWQEPHA; this is translated from the coding sequence ATGACCGATTTCACCACTATCGAACTGGAAAGAGATCCGCGCGGCGTCGCCACCCTCTGGCTCAACCGCCCGGACAAGAACAACGCCTTCAATGCGCAGATGATCCGCGAGCTGATCCTCGCGCTGGATGAGGTGCAGGCCGACAAGGGCCTGCGTTTCCTGGTCCTGCGCGGGCGCGGCAAGCACTTCTCCGCCGGCGCCGACCTGGCCTGGATGCAGCAGTCCGCCGCGCTCGACTACAACGCCAACCTGAGCGACGCCCGGGAACTGGCCGAGCTGATGTACAACCTGCACAAGCTGCCCATCCCCACCCTGGCCGTGGTTCAGGGCGCGGCCTTCGGCGGCGCCGTCGGCCTGGTCAGTTGCTGCGACATGGCCATCGGCGCCACCGATGCGCTGTTCAGCCTGTCCGAGGTGCGCATCGGCCTGGCCCCGGCGGTGATCAGCCCCTTCGTCGTCCAGGCGATCGGTGAACGCGCCGCCCGCCGCTACGCCCTGACCGCCGAGCGCTTCAGTGGCGAACGGGCCCGCGAGCTGGGCCTGCTGGCCGAGTGCTACCCGGCCGCCGAACTGGACCAGGCCTGCACCGACTGGGTCGCCAACCTGCTGCTGAACAGCCCGCAGGCCATGAAGGCGACCAAGGACCTGCTGCGCGAAGTCGGCAGCGGCGTGCTGACCCCGGCGCTGCGCCGCTACACCGAGAACGCCATCGCCCGTATCCGCGTCAGCGCCGAGGGCCAGGAAGGCCTCGGCGCCTTCCTCGACAAACGCCAACCCGCCTGGCAGGAGCCCCACGCATGA
- a CDS encoding acetyl/propionyl/methylcrotonyl-CoA carboxylase subunit alpha — MSLKHIDTLLVANRGEIACRVMRTAKAMGISTVAVHSAIDRDARHVREADIAIDLGGAKPADSYLRIDAIIAAAKASGAQAIHPGYGFLSENAGFARAIEQAGLVFLGPPASSIDAMGSKSAAKALMEQAGVPLVPGYHGEAQDLETFRAAAEVIGYPVLLKAAAGGGGKGMKVVERESELAEALASARREAQSSFGDARMLVEKYVLKPRHVEIQVFADQHGHCLYLNERDCSIQRRHQKVVEEAPAPGLTPELRRAMGDAAVKAAQAIGYVGAGTVEFLLDERGDFFFMEMNTRLQVEHPVTEAITGLDLVAWQIRVARGEPLPLTQEQVPLIGHAIEVRLYAEDPDNDFLPSTGTLGLYREAQSGPGRRVDTGVAEGDEVSPFYDPMLGKLIAWGDNREEARLRLLAMLDETAVGGVRTNLAFLRRVLAHPAFADAELDTGFIPRHQQQLLPEATALPAAFWQLAAEAFAQGEPLRRKHEDFHSPWGHNGGWRAGLPAEIDLHLACAGERQVVRLRHTAPPAAQLRGERLVVERDGQRRQHLAIRRGDTLYLQYQGELHVISRVDPIAEVEASHSHHGGLTAPMNGSIVRVLVEAGQTVEAGAALVVLEAMKMEHSIRAPHTGTVKALYCGEGEMVAEGSVLVELEEQSL; from the coding sequence ATGAGTCTCAAGCATATCGACACCCTGCTGGTGGCCAACCGCGGCGAGATCGCCTGCCGGGTGATGCGCACCGCCAAGGCCATGGGCATCAGCACCGTGGCCGTGCACAGCGCCATCGACCGCGATGCCCGGCATGTGCGCGAGGCGGACATCGCCATCGATCTGGGCGGCGCCAAGCCGGCCGACAGTTACCTGCGCATCGACGCTATCATCGCGGCGGCCAAGGCCAGCGGCGCCCAGGCCATCCACCCGGGCTATGGCTTTCTCTCCGAGAACGCCGGCTTCGCCCGCGCCATCGAACAGGCCGGCCTGGTGTTCCTCGGCCCGCCCGCCTCCTCCATCGACGCCATGGGCAGCAAGTCGGCGGCCAAGGCCCTGATGGAACAGGCCGGCGTGCCCCTGGTGCCCGGCTACCACGGCGAGGCCCAGGACCTGGAGACCTTCCGCGCCGCCGCCGAGGTGATCGGCTACCCGGTGCTGCTCAAGGCCGCCGCCGGTGGCGGCGGCAAGGGCATGAAGGTGGTCGAACGCGAAAGCGAGTTGGCCGAGGCCCTGGCCAGTGCCCGGCGCGAGGCGCAGTCCTCGTTCGGCGATGCGCGCATGCTGGTGGAAAAGTACGTGCTCAAGCCGCGCCACGTGGAGATCCAGGTGTTCGCCGACCAGCACGGCCATTGCCTGTACCTCAACGAGCGCGACTGCTCGATCCAGCGCCGCCACCAGAAGGTGGTCGAAGAGGCCCCCGCCCCCGGCCTGACGCCCGAGCTGCGCCGCGCCATGGGCGACGCGGCGGTCAAGGCCGCCCAGGCCATCGGTTATGTCGGTGCCGGCACCGTGGAGTTCCTGCTGGACGAACGCGGCGACTTCTTCTTCATGGAGATGAACACCCGCCTGCAAGTGGAACACCCGGTCACCGAGGCGATCACCGGCCTCGACCTGGTGGCCTGGCAGATCCGCGTGGCCCGCGGCGAGCCGCTGCCGCTGACCCAGGAGCAGGTGCCGCTGATCGGCCACGCCATCGAGGTGCGGCTGTACGCCGAGGACCCGGACAACGACTTCCTGCCCTCCACCGGCACCCTGGGGCTTTATCGCGAGGCCCAGTCGGGCCCAGGGCGCCGGGTCGATACGGGCGTGGCCGAGGGCGACGAGGTGTCGCCTTTCTACGACCCCATGCTGGGCAAGCTGATCGCCTGGGGCGACAACCGCGAGGAGGCGCGCCTGCGCCTGCTGGCCATGCTCGACGAGACCGCCGTCGGCGGGGTCAGGACCAACCTGGCCTTCCTGCGCCGCGTGCTAGCCCACCCGGCCTTCGCCGACGCCGAGCTGGATACCGGCTTCATTCCGCGTCACCAGCAGCAGTTGCTGCCGGAAGCGACCGCCCTGCCCGCCGCGTTCTGGCAACTGGCGGCCGAAGCCTTCGCCCAGGGCGAGCCGCTGCGGCGCAAGCACGAGGACTTCCATTCGCCTTGGGGCCACAATGGCGGCTGGCGCGCCGGCCTGCCGGCCGAGATCGATCTGCACCTGGCCTGCGCCGGCGAGCGCCAGGTGGTGCGCTTGCGCCACACCGCTCCACCTGCAGCGCAGTTGCGAGGCGAACGGCTGGTGGTCGAACGAGACGGCCAGCGCCGTCAGCACCTGGCGATCCGCCGCGGCGATACCCTGTACCTCCAGTACCAGGGCGAGCTGCATGTCATCAGCCGCGTCGACCCGATCGCCGAAGTCGAGGCCAGCCACAGCCACCACGGTGGGCTGACCGCGCCGATGAACGGCAGTATTGTCCGGGTGCTGGTCGAGGCCGGCCAGACCGTCGAGGCCGGTGCGGCCCTGGTGGTGCTGGAGGCCATGAAGATGGAGCACAGCATCCGCGCGCCCCATACCGGGACGGTCAAGGCGCTGTACTGCGGCGAGGGCGAGATGGTCGCCGAGGGAAGCGTGCTGGTGGAGCTGGAAGAACAGAGCCTGTAG